The following proteins come from a genomic window of Elusimicrobiota bacterium:
- a CDS encoding amino acid permease → MIQWFKNWIFGRPKSPLDPRVFHNVSLVAFFAWVGLGADGLSSSCYGPEEAFRALGQYTHLAIPLALAVAATVFILSASYSEVIEVFPNGGGGYLVAAKLIGPLPGLVSGSALLVDYILTVAISVASSIDAIFSFLPPDWAQHKFMAAAIILAILVTLNLRGVKESIVILTPIFLVFLVTHAIVILYGIFGHWTDLPGMVMDTVTETREGVGAIGLIGMGAIFLRAFALGGGTFTGIEAVSNGLQILREPRAATGKRTMKFMAWSLALTAGGILINYVLNGVHHVPGKTMNAALVGGLTSGWPFGKTFLFITLLSEGALLLVAAQAGFLDGPRTMSNMAIDSWLPRRFTNLSDRLVIKDGVLVIGVSALAAMFYTGGSVSKLVVMYSINVFLTFSLTQFGMVKHFSITRPSGWPRKLVVSLLGLILTVGILVATSVIKFMDGGWVTLVITGALVVFCHWVHSHYKDTTRALHHLDEILVNLTAPETPPAVRKQGQKPAAILMVNGYNGMGIHSFLSIHRLFPGHFKNFVFLSVGVIDSDRFKGTAELENLEKNVRTDLDKYVELANSMGLYAEGHMVLETDVIDGLDRLCEQISPGWAKKVFFMGQLAFEGETFWTRFLHNRTSFVLQRRLLFNGHQAVILPIRVRLKPAALPK, encoded by the coding sequence ATGATTCAATGGTTTAAAAACTGGATTTTCGGCCGTCCCAAGAGCCCCCTGGACCCCCGGGTGTTCCACAACGTCTCCCTGGTGGCTTTTTTCGCCTGGGTGGGGCTGGGGGCGGACGGCCTGTCCTCTTCCTGCTACGGTCCGGAAGAAGCCTTCCGGGCCCTGGGCCAATACACCCACCTGGCCATTCCCCTGGCGCTGGCGGTCGCGGCAACGGTGTTTATCCTCTCCGCCAGCTATTCGGAAGTGATCGAAGTGTTTCCCAACGGGGGGGGCGGATACCTTGTGGCGGCCAAACTCATCGGCCCGCTCCCCGGTCTGGTCTCCGGTTCGGCCCTCCTGGTGGACTATATATTGACCGTGGCCATTTCGGTAGCCTCCAGCATTGATGCCATTTTCAGCTTCCTCCCCCCCGATTGGGCCCAGCACAAATTCATGGCCGCCGCAATCATTTTGGCCATCCTGGTAACGTTGAACCTCCGCGGAGTTAAAGAATCCATTGTTATCCTAACCCCTATTTTCTTGGTGTTCCTCGTGACCCACGCGATTGTCATTCTCTATGGGATTTTCGGCCATTGGACGGACCTGCCCGGCATGGTGATGGACACCGTAACGGAGACCCGGGAAGGCGTCGGCGCCATCGGCCTCATCGGCATGGGCGCCATTTTCTTAAGGGCTTTCGCCCTCGGCGGCGGAACCTTCACCGGCATCGAAGCCGTGTCCAACGGCCTTCAAATTTTGCGGGAACCCCGGGCCGCCACGGGCAAGCGAACCATGAAGTTCATGGCCTGGAGCCTCGCCCTCACGGCGGGCGGCATCTTGATCAATTACGTGCTCAACGGCGTCCACCACGTGCCGGGAAAAACCATGAACGCCGCCCTGGTGGGCGGGTTGACCTCCGGTTGGCCCTTCGGAAAGACCTTTCTCTTCATCACCCTGCTTAGCGAAGGCGCTCTTTTGCTGGTGGCCGCCCAGGCCGGCTTTTTGGACGGCCCCCGGACCATGTCCAACATGGCGATCGATTCTTGGTTGCCGCGACGGTTCACCAACCTATCGGACCGTCTGGTCATTAAAGACGGCGTGCTGGTGATCGGTGTGTCGGCTCTGGCGGCCATGTTTTACACCGGGGGTTCCGTGAGCAAGCTCGTGGTCATGTACTCGATCAATGTGTTTTTGACCTTTTCGCTGACTCAGTTCGGCATGGTGAAACACTTTTCCATCACCCGTCCGTCCGGCTGGCCCCGCAAGCTCGTCGTCAGCCTGCTCGGATTGATCTTGACGGTGGGAATCCTCGTGGCCACGTCGGTCATTAAGTTCATGGACGGGGGATGGGTCACCCTGGTGATCACGGGGGCGCTCGTCGTCTTCTGCCATTGGGTCCACAGCCACTACAAAGACACCACCCGGGCCCTCCACCATTTGGACGAAATCCTGGTCAACCTCACCGCTCCGGAAACGCCCCCGGCCGTGCGCAAACAGGGCCAGAAGCCGGCGGCCATCCTGATGGTCAACGGCTACAACGGCATGGGCATCCATTCGTTCCTGTCCATCCACCGGCTGTTCCCGGGCCACTTCAAGAATTTCGTGTTTTTGTCCGTGGGCGTCATCGATTCCGACCGATTCAAAGGCACCGCCGAGCTTGAAAACCTGGAAAAAAACGTGCGCACCGACTTGGACAAGTACGTCGAACTGGCCAACAGCATGGGCCTCTACGCCGAAGGCCACATGGTGCTCGAAACCGACGTCATCGACGGTCTCGACCGTCTTTGCGAGCAGATTTCTCCCGGCTGGGCCAAAAAGGTCTTTTTCATGGGCCAATTGGCCTTCGAAGGCGAAACTTTTTGGACCCGCTTTTTGCACAACCGCACGTCGTTCGTCCTTCAACGGCGGTTGTTGTTCAACGGCCATCAGGCCGTGATCCTGCCCATTCGCGTACGGTTGAAACCGGCGGCTTTGCCAAAATAA
- a CDS encoding SRPBCC domain-containing protein yields the protein MRSVRTEIAIQAPVDVVWRVLIDVPGYNRWNPFLTYLGGAVQEGADLEFKISLPGAWSTKARTRVLTIDPQREFAWLGHFLNTPGLIDGHHRFRLAARGPSETTVSHEEDFRGALLPFLGWFTTTYIRRGMLAMDPRLKQEAERLARP from the coding sequence ATGAGATCGGTGCGCACCGAGATCGCCATCCAGGCACCGGTCGATGTGGTTTGGCGCGTTTTAATCGACGTCCCGGGGTACAACCGATGGAACCCGTTTCTCACCTATCTGGGAGGCGCCGTCCAAGAGGGAGCCGATTTGGAGTTTAAGATTTCCCTCCCGGGGGCTTGGTCCACCAAAGCGCGAACCCGCGTTCTCACCATCGACCCCCAACGGGAATTCGCTTGGTTGGGACATTTCCTCAACACCCCCGGCCTTATTGATGGACACCATCGTTTTCGACTCGCGGCGCGGGGCCCATCGGAAACCACGGTGTCCCACGAAGAGGATTTTCGGGGCGCCCTGCTTCCCTTCCTCGGTTGGTTCACGACCACCTACATCCGCCGAGGGATGTTGGCCATGGACCCCCGGCTAAAGCAGGAAGCGGAGCGGCTCGCACGCCCATGA
- a CDS encoding GMC family oxidoreductase translates to MTPPPEELAKVEWDAVVIGTGVGGATLGYALARAGERVLFLERGENYLGNPRALRGDYMETLAASAPDSSEEDNFRNGGRWRGEIFDAAQNRYFRPFLGAGAGGGSALYGMLMERFFPSDFTPRRFHAADTESDLPDRWPILYEDLRPHYEKAEELYRLQSEIPDPCRRGEALRHIQKARSHHLATRHFERFLRWKKIGVYTPAFACEWKDECRFCQSMLCDKDCKNDAARVCLRPALASHGAALLSGFTVDRLEADRGRVTAVNGRGPDGREHRFRGRRVVLAAGALATPLLLLRSRSEHWPRGLANGSGTVGRYLMRHLIDIYFLPSVWNFRKAPQNLKELAWNDYYEVDGVKYGTFQPFGKFPPGGLAVDDLLFEMKQNIPGWAMRGLNLLRPGLSFALEKLFAHSGCAAPIMEDLPQKENRVEEMPAGPDGRERVAVHYRISAYDRTRLKKFRRMIGRALFPYPTIRFPMAETCKMMAHACGTARFGDDPATSVLNKWNRAHEVENLYIVDASFFPSSGGINPSLTIAANALRVAERLIQEKC, encoded by the coding sequence ATGACCCCGCCGCCCGAGGAATTGGCCAAAGTCGAATGGGACGCGGTCGTGATCGGCACCGGCGTGGGGGGCGCCACCCTGGGGTACGCCCTGGCCCGCGCGGGAGAGCGCGTGCTGTTCCTGGAGCGCGGGGAAAATTACCTCGGCAACCCCCGGGCCCTCCGGGGCGACTACATGGAAACGCTGGCGGCGTCCGCCCCCGACTCCTCCGAGGAGGACAATTTCCGCAACGGCGGGCGATGGCGGGGCGAAATTTTCGATGCGGCTCAAAACCGCTATTTTCGTCCGTTCCTGGGCGCCGGAGCGGGGGGCGGCTCGGCGCTTTACGGCATGTTGATGGAGCGATTCTTTCCCTCGGATTTCACGCCCCGCCGCTTTCACGCCGCCGACACCGAAAGCGACCTCCCCGACCGTTGGCCCATCCTCTACGAGGACCTGCGACCCCACTACGAAAAAGCCGAAGAGCTCTATCGATTGCAGTCGGAAATCCCCGACCCTTGTCGGCGGGGAGAGGCCCTGCGCCACATTCAAAAGGCCCGGTCACACCATCTCGCCACGCGCCATTTTGAGCGCTTTTTGCGCTGGAAAAAAATCGGCGTCTACACCCCGGCGTTCGCCTGCGAATGGAAAGACGAATGCCGGTTTTGCCAAAGCATGCTTTGCGACAAAGACTGCAAAAACGACGCCGCCCGGGTGTGCTTGCGGCCGGCCCTCGCGAGCCACGGGGCCGCGTTGCTCAGCGGGTTCACCGTGGACCGATTGGAAGCGGACCGGGGTCGGGTCACCGCGGTGAACGGCCGGGGACCGGACGGGCGCGAACACCGGTTCCGTGGGCGACGGGTGGTTTTGGCGGCGGGCGCCCTGGCCACGCCCTTGCTCCTCTTGCGATCCCGCTCCGAACATTGGCCGCGGGGTCTGGCGAACGGGTCCGGAACGGTCGGCCGATATTTGATGCGGCATTTGATCGACATCTATTTTCTTCCCAGCGTTTGGAATTTTCGAAAAGCCCCCCAAAATCTCAAGGAGCTGGCCTGGAACGACTATTACGAGGTGGACGGGGTCAAATACGGCACCTTTCAACCCTTTGGGAAGTTTCCCCCCGGGGGCCTGGCGGTGGACGACCTTCTCTTCGAAATGAAACAAAATATCCCCGGCTGGGCCATGCGCGGTTTGAACCTCCTCCGGCCGGGGCTCTCTTTCGCCCTCGAAAAGTTGTTCGCCCATTCGGGATGCGCGGCCCCCATTATGGAGGACCTTCCCCAGAAGGAGAACCGGGTGGAGGAGATGCCGGCCGGCCCGGACGGGCGGGAACGCGTCGCCGTCCACTATCGGATCAGCGCCTACGACCGGACCCGACTCAAGAAATTCCGACGCATGATCGGGCGAGCCCTCTTCCCCTACCCCACGATCCGCTTTCCCATGGCCGAAACGTGCAAAATGATGGCCCACGCCTGCGGCACGGCCCGCTTCGGGGACGACCCGGCGACCAGCGTGTTGAACAAATGGAACCGGGCGCACGAAGTGGAAAACCTTTACATCGTCGACGCGTCCTTCTTCCCTTCCAGCGGGGGCATTAACCCGTCTTTGACCATCGCCGCCAACGCCCTGCGGGTGGCCGAGCGCCTCATTCAAGAAAAGTGTTGA